From Betta splendens chromosome 3, fBetSpl5.4, whole genome shotgun sequence, the proteins below share one genomic window:
- the zgc:113276 gene encoding uncharacterized protein zgc:113276 isoform X2, producing MALNIPHLRSHTLVHTDPLNKKALQEFVSKHGRSAELHSLPDHVYILDENAFFNDQRLGKKERKRLNMASTLRKSLCFSLPGTRLSVDFFREQVKRYNLDKLMIKGTVERIIPVFEHGKETEEEIDEIQVKGTRRREEARGGVKYFEVHLQQGVVLTAHQVVLATGPTRAKMANIPSWVESIDESYPEERLRHTVHLMHHLVKSKQNPTCQGEIKSFAARVCEEGQRVMIVGGGLTSAHVVSIALQQGASHVTWVMRKHLQLKQFDVGDVESLVGRYSHVEHGIQMDGRAYLQQFYNERSLHRRLAMIHQARKGGAVTPEAYIHLKPFIENGQVDVRTYCQVSEARWCYRSQAWSLSLSMGARWTGDVIWLATGCKLDVKQDSLLSGVMEEFPLQVINGWPCITETLQWAEGCPLYLMGQYAALQIGPHAVNLAGGQAASLRIAKDIMRHQQRESGEASELNGEKSKAEEYVQHMQGLFWL from the exons ATGGCTCTGAACATCCCTCACCTGCGCTCACACACATTGGTGCACACAGATCCTCTCAATAAG AAAGCGCTGCAGGAGTTTGTGTCGAAGCATGGTCGTTCAGCAGAGCTTCACAGTCTCCCAGACCACGTTTACATCCTGGATGAAAATGCGTTTTTTAACGACCAGCGACTCGGCAAGAAGGAGAGGAAACGTCTCAACATGGCCTCAACACTCAGGAAGAGTTTATGCTTTAGTCTGCCGGGAACTAGACTGAGTGTGGATTTCTTTAGAGAGCAG GTCAAGAGATACAACTTGGACAAATTAATGATAAAGGGAACAGTGGAGCGCATCATTCCTGTATTTGAGCACGGGAAGGAGACTGAAGAGGAGATTGATGAGATACAGGTGAAGGGAACCCGTAGgagggaggaagccagaggagGAGTGAAGTATTTCGAAGTCCATCTCCAACAAGGCGTCGTCCTAACAGCTCACCAGGTTGTCCTGGCAACGGGCCCAACCCGTGCCAAGATGGCAAACATCCCTTCCTGGGTGGAAAGTATTGATGAAAGCTATCCAGAGGAGCGCCTGCGGCACACGGTGCACCTTATGCACCACCTGGTAAAGTCGAAACAAAACCCTACGTGTCAGGGAGAGATCAAAAGCTTTGCCGCTAGAG tgtgtgagGAGGGCCAGAGAGTGATGATAGTCGGCGGAGGTCTGACCAGCGCTCACGTTGTCTCTATAGCCCTGCAGCAAGGTGCCAGCCATGTGACGTGGGTTATGAGGAAACACCTGCAG TTGAAGCAGTTTGACGTGGGGGATGTGGAGAGCCTGGTGGGTCGCTACTCCCACGTGGAGCATGGCATCCAGATGGACGGCCGAGCCTATCTGCAGCAGTTCTACAATGAACGAAGCCTCCACAGACGGCTGGCTATGATTCACCAGGCGAGGAAAGGCGGCGCCGTCACACCCGAGGCTTACATCCACTTAAAGCCCTTTATAGAGAATGGACAGGTGGACGTGAGGACGTACTGTCAG GTGAGTGAAGCCAGGTGGTGCTACAGGAGCCAGGCCTGGAGTCTGTCCCTCAGCATGGGGGCCCGTTGGACCGGAGACGTCATCTGGCTCGCCACTGGCTGCAAGCTCGATGTCAAGCAGGACTCGCTGCTTTCTGGCGTCATGGAGGAATTCCCACTTCAG GTGATAAATGGCTGGCCGTGCATAACAGAAACGCTCCAGTGGGCAGAAGGGTGCCCCCTCTATCTGATGGGCCAGTACGCCGCTCTTCAG ATCGGACCTCATGCGGTAAACTTGGCCGGCGGACAGGCTGCCAGCCTCCGAATCGCCAAGGATATCATGCGGCATCAGCAGCGAGAAAGTGGAGAGGCCTCTGAACTGAACGGGGAGAAATCTAAAGCAGAGGAATATGTTCAACATATGCAAGGTCTCTTTTGGCTTTAA
- the pir gene encoding pirin isoform X2 yields MGTYSVISSCTMNVRKVEKNVLSVEQSEGVGARVRRSIGRRGLTNVDPFLLLDEFRVSKPAGFPDHPHRGFETVTYVLEGTTAHEDFCGHSGLLKPGDLQWMTAGRGVVHAEMPMSDEPVVGLQLWVNLSRQDKMVEPAYQELKGSDIPKPSQGGVKVAVISGEALGAKSKVYTRTPTMYLDFTLQPGAAHVQPVPPGWTTFIYTLSGSVHVDEEQQKVEPHHTVLFGDGDCVKFENKGPEVSHFVLIAGEPIKEPVVQQGPFVMTSQEEIREAMRDYQTGTNGFERAVNWRSKIRDSF; encoded by the exons ATGGgaacttaca GTGTCATTTCTTCCTGCACAATGAATGTGAGGAAAGTTGAAAAGAACGTTTTGAGTGTGGAACAGTCAGAGGGAGTTGGTGCCCGTGTTCGCAGGAGCATCGGCAGAAGGGGG CTGACAAACGTGGACCctttcctgctgctggatgagtTCAGAGTAAGCAAGCCGGCAGGTTTTCCTGACCATCCTCACAGAGGATTTGAGACG GTAACATACGTCTTGGAGGGGACCACTGCTCATGAAGACTTCTGTGGCCATTCTGGACTACTGAAACCTGGAGATCTGCAA TGGATGACTGCAGGGCGGGGAGTGGTCCATGCCGAGATGCCCATGTCGGATGAGCCGGTGGTGGGCTTACAGCTGTGGGTTAACCTTTCGAGACAAGACAAGATGGTGGAGCCAGCCTACCAGGAGCTTAAGGGTTCAGACATCCCCAAACCCAGCCAGGGAGGAGTGAAAGTGGCTGTCATATCTGGAGAAGCTCTGGGAGCAAAG TCTAAAGTCTACACCAGGACGCCGACCATGTACCTGGACTTCACACTGCAGCCGGGGGCTGCGCATGTGCAGCCGGTCCCCCCAG GATGGACAACCTTTATCTACACGCTGTCAGGATCCGTTCATGTTG atgaggagcagcagaaggtAGAGCCTCATCACACTGTGTTGTTTGGAGATGGAGACTGTGTAAAGTTTGAAAACAAG GGCCCTGAAGTTTCCCACTTTGTTCTTATTGCTGGAGAACCAATTAAGGAGCCCGTGGTACAACAAG GCCCATTTGTGATGACGTCACAGGAAGAAATAAGAGAAGCCATGCGAGACTACCAGACCGGCACCAATGGCTTTGAACGAGCCGTTAACTGGAGATCCAAAATCAGAGATTCCTTCTGA
- the LOC114852648 gene encoding LOW QUALITY PROTEIN: gastrin-releasing peptide receptor (The sequence of the model RefSeq protein was modified relative to this genomic sequence to represent the inferred CDS: inserted 1 base in 1 codon) codes for MSSQLHFPARTMWSSGVAIASLYAAISVLGLFGNITLIKTFCSAKSTRNVPNLFMSSLALGDVLLLVTCAPVDASRYLSEKWLFGRVGCKVIPFIQLTSVGVSVFTLTALSADRYRAIVKPLDIHTSSTTTNIVLRAALIWILSLVLAIPEAVFSDLHTFNITSTNESFVTCAPYPPGELHPKIYSMASFLIFYIIPLLVISIYYTFIARSLMRSASDMPVEGNVHARRQAESRKRLAKTVLVFVGLFAVCWLPSHIIYLYRSYHYSEVDTSLVHFVCSILARILAFTNSCLNPFALYLLSKTFKKQFNQQLCCCCPVVLKHSSQSPAHYNTHVTSVHSTHHSMASLSVVNGXQQHQEDFV; via the exons ATGAGTAGCCAGCTTCACTTCCCCGCGCGCACGATGTGGTCCAGCGGCGTGGCCATTGCCTCCCTCTACGCTGCGATCAGCGTGCTGGGGCTGTTCGGCAACATCACGCTCATTAAGACCTTTTGCTCTGCGAAATCCACCCGGAATGTGCCGAACCTCTTCATGTCGAGTCTTGCTCTTGgagacgtgctgctgctggtgacctGCGCTCCGGTAGACGCCAGCCGCTACCTGTCAGAGAAGTGGCTTTTCGGGAGAGTGGGTTGTAAAGTCATCCCCTTCATCCAGCTCACCTCTGTTGGGGTGTCAGTGTTCACGCTCACAGCCCTCTCTGCAGACAG GTATAGGGCCATTGTGAAGCCTCTGGACATCCACACATCCAGCACCACTACCAATATTGTCCTGCGTGCAGCACTTATCTGGATCTTGTCCCTGGTCTTGGCGATCCCAGAGGCTGTGTTCTCGGACCTACACACCTTCAACATCACCTCCACCAATGAGAGTTTTGTGACCTGCGCCCCGTATCCCCCTGGGGAACTGCATCCTAAAATTTACTCCATGGCCTCTTTCCTGATTTTTTACATTATTCCCCTGCTGGTCATATCCATATACTACACCTTCATTGCCCGGAGCCTGATGAGGAGCGCCTCAGACATGCCTGTGGAGGGGAATGTGCATGCAAGAAGACAG GCTGAATCTAGAAAGCGTCTGGCCAAGACAGTCCTTGTATTTGTTGGGCTCTTTGCAGTTTGTTGGCTTCCCAGTCACATCATCTACCTGTATCGCTCCTATCACTACTCTGAG GTGGACACCTCACTAGTTCACTTTGTGTGCAGCATCCTTGCTCGCATCCTGGCCTTCACCAACTCCTGCCTCAACCCCTTCGCACTTTACCTGCTAAGCAAAACCTTCAAGAAACAGTTCAACCAGCAGCTGTGCTGTTGCTGCCCCGTGGTCCTCAAGCACTCCTCGCAGAGCCCTGCGCATTACAACACGCATGTGACTTCTGTCCACAGCACACATCACTCCATGGCGAGTCTGAGCGTGGTCAATG GGCAACAACACCAGGAGGACTTTGTGTAA
- the LOC114851881 gene encoding uncharacterized protein LOC114851881 — protein sequence MAGADTSSTMDLKDSPVKGGVFIVHQVHEGKHQYVVDNVVNYKTRRAEKMFVRGDRLIKVNDMDLRELQPEALAKMLAEGNPTLEVHKASEVEEHQEQPSQTVETFYPISKEFTMLRFSVEMKKEEDEVEPEDGGWQEEGSGGQVCQGGNEESDLVVVTMEKTSISVLKGRGCEKEDACPGCHGTGCAINDVVMVSKSSTVTLVPRGSYKQETHTTASIENTASHQYLRALCCGSVLYASPNPEKITIYHYKSSFVDSTFRGMPVVLNFTDTNLFLRCCKDGERASLQLETYEKQKLRQIAKSDERALSFVFYMKSDNLKLTKFESALHSGWFIQIVSINTDFQVTIDTCWKDDPSFLFVIRK from the exons ATGGCAGGAGCTGACACTTCGAGCACTATGGATCTGAAG GACTCTCCGGTCAAAGGGGGCGTCTTCATTGTTCACCAGGTCCATGAGGGGAAGCACCAGTATGTAGTGGACAACGTCGTGAACTACAAAACCAGACGTGCAGAAAAGATGTTTGTCAG AGGGGACAGGCTGATAAAGGTTAATGACATGGACCTGAGGGAGCTCCAACCTGAGGCACTGGCCAAAATGTTAGCTGAGGGGAATCCAACGCTG GAAGTGCACAAGGCGTCTGAGGTTGAGGAGCACCAGGAGCAGCCCTCACAAACTGTAGAGACATTTTATCCCATCTCCAAAGAATTCACAATGCTCAGATTCAGCGTGGAgatgaagaaggaggaggatgaagtggAACCAGAAGATGGGGGGTGGCAGGAAGAGGGCTCCGGGGGCCAAGTTTGCCAAGGTGGAAACGAGGAGAGCGACCTGGTCGTTGTGACCATGGAAAAAACGAGCATCTCTGTGTTGAAGGGGAGGGGCTGTGAAAAAGAGGATGCCTGTCCTGGGTGTCATGGGACAGGATGTGCCATTAATGATGTTGTCATGGTGTCAAAATCCAGCACAGTGACACTTG TGCCAAGAGGTAGTTACAAACAGGAAACTCATACGACCGCTTCAATTGAAAACACAGCATCTCACCAATATCTGAGAGCTCTGTGCTGTGGGAGCGTCCTCTATGCGTCACCAAACCCAG AGAAAATCACCATATACCACTACAAGTCAAGTTTCGTGGACAGTACTTTCAGGGGGATGCCAGTGGTGCTAAACTTCACAGACACCAACCTCTTCCTCAGGTGCTGTAAGGACGGGGAGCGGgccagcctgcagctggag ACGTACGAGAAGCAGAAGCTGAGGCAGATCGCCAAGAGTGACGAGCGTGCCCTCTCCTTTGTCTTCTACATGAAGTCTGACAACTTAAAGCTGACAAAGTTTGAGTCTGCGCTCCACAGCGGCTGGTTCATCCAGATCGTCAGTATCAACACGGACTTTCAGGTGACGATCGACACCTGCTGGAAGGATGACCCGTCGTTCCTCTTCGTCATTAGGAAGTGA
- the vegfd gene encoding vascular endothelial growth factor D isoform X1, with protein sequence MKRMPCRFLCLLILVVELGWMDVGQSVHRPGGTTVMEQWESKVRLASSLDELLMLADFPDWKLWKCRLSLQWSDRQAESPFPPTSAGSHRSTRYAAESYGLEILKAIDEEWQQTQCTPREACIDVAKELGTDPSVFFKPPCVFVHRCSGCCNQEGVMCRNATSVYVNKTVLSVIPFKFVPEPVLIKVVNHTECRCMKPAIIRRNAQSHRSSGCSFTGDLSQDSRRLCSSGFIWDCSIDRCIPYPSSTPELPFSTWMPDCEIDVERCDCLLRSTLQPRVIHRCRLNSSICAHKQQRFDEASCRVHSFFFTDANNHVHWENKIMTTCSRLCLEAETTSL encoded by the exons ATGAAGCGGATGCCGTGCAGGTTTTTGTGCCTGCTGATTCTGGTGGTGGAGCTGGGGTGGATGGACGTGGGCCAGAGCGTGCACAGACCAGGAGGAACTACG GTGATGGAGCAATGGGAAAGCAAAGTGCGGTTAGCCTCGAGTCTGGacgagctgctgatgctggcaGACTTTCCTGATTGGAAGCTATGGAAATGTCGGCTGAGCCTGCAGTGGTCGGACCGGCAGGCAGAGAGTCCCTTCCCTCCAACTTCAGCGGGGTCACACCGCTCCACGCGCTACGCTGCAGAATCCTACGGCCTGGAGATCCTCAAAG CCATAGATGAAGAGTGGCAACAGACTCAGTGCACACCAAGGGAAGCATGCATCGACGTGGCCAAGGAATTGGGCACCGACCCCTCAGTGTTCTTCAAGCCACCTTGTGTGTTCGTCCATAG GTGCAGTGGTTGCTGCAATCAAGAGGGTGTCATGTGCAGGAACGCAACTTCtgtgtatgtaaataaaacC GTCCTTAGTGTCATCCCATTCAAGTTTGTGCCAGAACCTGTGCTAATAAAAGTGGTTAATCACACAGAGTGCAGGTGCATGAAGCCTGCCATAATACGACGTAATGCTCAGTCTCACAGGAGCAGTGG CTGCTCTTTCACTGGCGATCTGTCACAGGACTCCAGGAGACTGTGTTCCAGTGGCTTCATCTGGGATTGCTCCATTGATAGATGCATACCCTACCCTTCCAGtacaccag AGTTACCTTTCAGCACATGGATGCCCGACTGTGAAATAGATGTGGAGCGCTGCGACTGTCTTCTCAGATCCACTTTGCAGCCCAGAGTGATCCATCGCTGCCGACTCAACTCTTCCATCTGTGCCCACAAGCAGCAGCGCTTCGATGAAGCCTCCTGCAG agtcCATTCTTTTTTCTTCACAGATGCAAACAACCACGTCCACTGGGAAAATAAAATCATGACAACTTGCTCCCGATTATGTTTGGAAGCAGAGACAACAAGCttataa
- the zgc:113276 gene encoding uncharacterized protein zgc:113276 isoform X1, which produces MLNVLIIGGGPHALTLASLLSNPDPDHDLTLSRPYSDPVGPQLQLETYNKTCCSEKKKRWLPGRTLKEQLPKSSVSQRALCPQLSLRVIDSYGEWTGLWESQFMALNIPHLRSHTLVHTDPLNKKALQEFVSKHGRSAELHSLPDHVYILDENAFFNDQRLGKKERKRLNMASTLRKSLCFSLPGTRLSVDFFREQVKRYNLDKLMIKGTVERIIPVFEHGKETEEEIDEIQVKGTRRREEARGGVKYFEVHLQQGVVLTAHQVVLATGPTRAKMANIPSWVESIDESYPEERLRHTVHLMHHLVKSKQNPTCQGEIKSFAARVCEEGQRVMIVGGGLTSAHVVSIALQQGASHVTWVMRKHLQLKQFDVGDVESLVGRYSHVEHGIQMDGRAYLQQFYNERSLHRRLAMIHQARKGGAVTPEAYIHLKPFIENGQVDVRTYCQVSEARWCYRSQAWSLSLSMGARWTGDVIWLATGCKLDVKQDSLLSGVMEEFPLQVINGWPCITETLQWAEGCPLYLMGQYAALQIGPHAVNLAGGQAASLRIAKDIMRHQQRESGEASELNGEKSKAEEYVQHMQGLFWL; this is translated from the exons ATGCTCAACGTGTTAATAATAGGGGGAGGCCCTCATGCCTTGACCCTGGCTAGCTTGCTATCCAACCCGGACCCTGACCATGACTTAACCCTTTCCCGCCCCTACTCAGACCCTGTGGGGCCTCAACTACAGCTagaaacatacaacaaaacatgctgcagtgaaaagaagaaaaggtgGCTTCCAGGTCGAACACTGAAGGAGCAACTACCTAAGTCATCAGTGTCACAGAGGGCCCTTTGCCCCCAGCTGAGTCTCCGAGTCATAGATTCCTATGGAGAGTGGACCGGGTTGTGGGAGAGCCAGTTCATGGCTCTGAACATCCCTCACCTGCGCTCACACACATTGGTGCACACAGATCCTCTCAATAAG AAAGCGCTGCAGGAGTTTGTGTCGAAGCATGGTCGTTCAGCAGAGCTTCACAGTCTCCCAGACCACGTTTACATCCTGGATGAAAATGCGTTTTTTAACGACCAGCGACTCGGCAAGAAGGAGAGGAAACGTCTCAACATGGCCTCAACACTCAGGAAGAGTTTATGCTTTAGTCTGCCGGGAACTAGACTGAGTGTGGATTTCTTTAGAGAGCAG GTCAAGAGATACAACTTGGACAAATTAATGATAAAGGGAACAGTGGAGCGCATCATTCCTGTATTTGAGCACGGGAAGGAGACTGAAGAGGAGATTGATGAGATACAGGTGAAGGGAACCCGTAGgagggaggaagccagaggagGAGTGAAGTATTTCGAAGTCCATCTCCAACAAGGCGTCGTCCTAACAGCTCACCAGGTTGTCCTGGCAACGGGCCCAACCCGTGCCAAGATGGCAAACATCCCTTCCTGGGTGGAAAGTATTGATGAAAGCTATCCAGAGGAGCGCCTGCGGCACACGGTGCACCTTATGCACCACCTGGTAAAGTCGAAACAAAACCCTACGTGTCAGGGAGAGATCAAAAGCTTTGCCGCTAGAG tgtgtgagGAGGGCCAGAGAGTGATGATAGTCGGCGGAGGTCTGACCAGCGCTCACGTTGTCTCTATAGCCCTGCAGCAAGGTGCCAGCCATGTGACGTGGGTTATGAGGAAACACCTGCAG TTGAAGCAGTTTGACGTGGGGGATGTGGAGAGCCTGGTGGGTCGCTACTCCCACGTGGAGCATGGCATCCAGATGGACGGCCGAGCCTATCTGCAGCAGTTCTACAATGAACGAAGCCTCCACAGACGGCTGGCTATGATTCACCAGGCGAGGAAAGGCGGCGCCGTCACACCCGAGGCTTACATCCACTTAAAGCCCTTTATAGAGAATGGACAGGTGGACGTGAGGACGTACTGTCAG GTGAGTGAAGCCAGGTGGTGCTACAGGAGCCAGGCCTGGAGTCTGTCCCTCAGCATGGGGGCCCGTTGGACCGGAGACGTCATCTGGCTCGCCACTGGCTGCAAGCTCGATGTCAAGCAGGACTCGCTGCTTTCTGGCGTCATGGAGGAATTCCCACTTCAG GTGATAAATGGCTGGCCGTGCATAACAGAAACGCTCCAGTGGGCAGAAGGGTGCCCCCTCTATCTGATGGGCCAGTACGCCGCTCTTCAG ATCGGACCTCATGCGGTAAACTTGGCCGGCGGACAGGCTGCCAGCCTCCGAATCGCCAAGGATATCATGCGGCATCAGCAGCGAGAAAGTGGAGAGGCCTCTGAACTGAACGGGGAGAAATCTAAAGCAGAGGAATATGTTCAACATATGCAAGGTCTCTTTTGGCTTTAA
- the pir gene encoding pirin isoform X3, which translates to MNVRKVEKNVLSVEQSEGVGARVRRSIGRRGLTNVDPFLLLDEFRVSKPAGFPDHPHRGFETVTYVLEGTTAHEDFCGHSGLLKPGDLQWMTAGRGVVHAEMPMSDEPVVGLQLWVNLSRQDKMVEPAYQELKGSDIPKPSQGGVKVAVISGEALGAKSKVYTRTPTMYLDFTLQPGAAHVQPVPPGWTTFIYTLSGSVHVGPDEEQQKVEPHHTVLFGDGDCVKFENKGPEVSHFVLIAGEPIKEPVVQQGPFVMTSQEEIREAMRDYQTGTNGFERAVNWRSKIRDSF; encoded by the exons ATGAATGTGAGGAAAGTTGAAAAGAACGTTTTGAGTGTGGAACAGTCAGAGGGAGTTGGTGCCCGTGTTCGCAGGAGCATCGGCAGAAGGGGG CTGACAAACGTGGACCctttcctgctgctggatgagtTCAGAGTAAGCAAGCCGGCAGGTTTTCCTGACCATCCTCACAGAGGATTTGAGACG GTAACATACGTCTTGGAGGGGACCACTGCTCATGAAGACTTCTGTGGCCATTCTGGACTACTGAAACCTGGAGATCTGCAA TGGATGACTGCAGGGCGGGGAGTGGTCCATGCCGAGATGCCCATGTCGGATGAGCCGGTGGTGGGCTTACAGCTGTGGGTTAACCTTTCGAGACAAGACAAGATGGTGGAGCCAGCCTACCAGGAGCTTAAGGGTTCAGACATCCCCAAACCCAGCCAGGGAGGAGTGAAAGTGGCTGTCATATCTGGAGAAGCTCTGGGAGCAAAG TCTAAAGTCTACACCAGGACGCCGACCATGTACCTGGACTTCACACTGCAGCCGGGGGCTGCGCATGTGCAGCCGGTCCCCCCAG GATGGACAACCTTTATCTACACGCTGTCAGGATCCGTTCATGTTG gcccagatgaggagcagcagaaggtAGAGCCTCATCACACTGTGTTGTTTGGAGATGGAGACTGTGTAAAGTTTGAAAACAAG GGCCCTGAAGTTTCCCACTTTGTTCTTATTGCTGGAGAACCAATTAAGGAGCCCGTGGTACAACAAG GCCCATTTGTGATGACGTCACAGGAAGAAATAAGAGAAGCCATGCGAGACTACCAGACCGGCACCAATGGCTTTGAACGAGCCGTTAACTGGAGATCCAAAATCAGAGATTCCTTCTGA
- the pir gene encoding pirin isoform X1 — protein MGTYSVISSCTMNVRKVEKNVLSVEQSEGVGARVRRSIGRRGLTNVDPFLLLDEFRVSKPAGFPDHPHRGFETVTYVLEGTTAHEDFCGHSGLLKPGDLQWMTAGRGVVHAEMPMSDEPVVGLQLWVNLSRQDKMVEPAYQELKGSDIPKPSQGGVKVAVISGEALGAKSKVYTRTPTMYLDFTLQPGAAHVQPVPPGWTTFIYTLSGSVHVGPDEEQQKVEPHHTVLFGDGDCVKFENKGPEVSHFVLIAGEPIKEPVVQQGPFVMTSQEEIREAMRDYQTGTNGFERAVNWRSKIRDSF, from the exons ATGGgaacttaca GTGTCATTTCTTCCTGCACAATGAATGTGAGGAAAGTTGAAAAGAACGTTTTGAGTGTGGAACAGTCAGAGGGAGTTGGTGCCCGTGTTCGCAGGAGCATCGGCAGAAGGGGG CTGACAAACGTGGACCctttcctgctgctggatgagtTCAGAGTAAGCAAGCCGGCAGGTTTTCCTGACCATCCTCACAGAGGATTTGAGACG GTAACATACGTCTTGGAGGGGACCACTGCTCATGAAGACTTCTGTGGCCATTCTGGACTACTGAAACCTGGAGATCTGCAA TGGATGACTGCAGGGCGGGGAGTGGTCCATGCCGAGATGCCCATGTCGGATGAGCCGGTGGTGGGCTTACAGCTGTGGGTTAACCTTTCGAGACAAGACAAGATGGTGGAGCCAGCCTACCAGGAGCTTAAGGGTTCAGACATCCCCAAACCCAGCCAGGGAGGAGTGAAAGTGGCTGTCATATCTGGAGAAGCTCTGGGAGCAAAG TCTAAAGTCTACACCAGGACGCCGACCATGTACCTGGACTTCACACTGCAGCCGGGGGCTGCGCATGTGCAGCCGGTCCCCCCAG GATGGACAACCTTTATCTACACGCTGTCAGGATCCGTTCATGTTG gcccagatgaggagcagcagaaggtAGAGCCTCATCACACTGTGTTGTTTGGAGATGGAGACTGTGTAAAGTTTGAAAACAAG GGCCCTGAAGTTTCCCACTTTGTTCTTATTGCTGGAGAACCAATTAAGGAGCCCGTGGTACAACAAG GCCCATTTGTGATGACGTCACAGGAAGAAATAAGAGAAGCCATGCGAGACTACCAGACCGGCACCAATGGCTTTGAACGAGCCGTTAACTGGAGATCCAAAATCAGAGATTCCTTCTGA
- the vegfd gene encoding vascular endothelial growth factor D isoform X2, which produces MKRMPCRFLCLLILVVELGWMDVGQSVHRPGGTTVMEQWESKVRLASSLDELLMLADFPDWKLWKCRLSLQWSDRQAESPFPPTSAGSHRSTRYAAESYGLEILKAIDEEWQQTQCTPREACIDVAKELGTDPSVFFKPPCVFVHRCSGCCNQEGVMCRNATSVYVNKTVLSVIPFKFVPEPVLIKVVNHTECRCMKPAIIRRNAQSHRSSGCSFTGDLSQDSRRLCSSGFIWDCSIDRCIPYPSSTPELPFSTWMPDCEIDVERCDCLLRSTLQPRVIHRCRLNSSICAHKQQRFDEASCRCKQPRPLGK; this is translated from the exons ATGAAGCGGATGCCGTGCAGGTTTTTGTGCCTGCTGATTCTGGTGGTGGAGCTGGGGTGGATGGACGTGGGCCAGAGCGTGCACAGACCAGGAGGAACTACG GTGATGGAGCAATGGGAAAGCAAAGTGCGGTTAGCCTCGAGTCTGGacgagctgctgatgctggcaGACTTTCCTGATTGGAAGCTATGGAAATGTCGGCTGAGCCTGCAGTGGTCGGACCGGCAGGCAGAGAGTCCCTTCCCTCCAACTTCAGCGGGGTCACACCGCTCCACGCGCTACGCTGCAGAATCCTACGGCCTGGAGATCCTCAAAG CCATAGATGAAGAGTGGCAACAGACTCAGTGCACACCAAGGGAAGCATGCATCGACGTGGCCAAGGAATTGGGCACCGACCCCTCAGTGTTCTTCAAGCCACCTTGTGTGTTCGTCCATAG GTGCAGTGGTTGCTGCAATCAAGAGGGTGTCATGTGCAGGAACGCAACTTCtgtgtatgtaaataaaacC GTCCTTAGTGTCATCCCATTCAAGTTTGTGCCAGAACCTGTGCTAATAAAAGTGGTTAATCACACAGAGTGCAGGTGCATGAAGCCTGCCATAATACGACGTAATGCTCAGTCTCACAGGAGCAGTGG CTGCTCTTTCACTGGCGATCTGTCACAGGACTCCAGGAGACTGTGTTCCAGTGGCTTCATCTGGGATTGCTCCATTGATAGATGCATACCCTACCCTTCCAGtacaccag AGTTACCTTTCAGCACATGGATGCCCGACTGTGAAATAGATGTGGAGCGCTGCGACTGTCTTCTCAGATCCACTTTGCAGCCCAGAGTGATCCATCGCTGCCGACTCAACTCTTCCATCTGTGCCCACAAGCAGCAGCGCTTCGATGAAGCCTCCTGCAG ATGCAAACAACCACGTCCACTGGGAAAATAA